In Coriobacteriia bacterium, the genomic stretch TCAGGCCGACGTGGGAATCGCCATGGGTGCGGGTACCGACGTGGCCATGGAGACCGGCGTCATCGTGCTCATCAAGAACGACCTGCGCGACGCCGTGACCGCGATCGACCTCTCCCGAGCCACCATGCGTAAGATTCGTCAGAACTTCGTGTGGGCCCTTGGCTACAACACGGTGCTCATCCCCGTCGCAGCCGTCGGCCTTCTCTCGCCGTTCCCGTGGATTGCCGGCGCCGCCATGGCGTTTTCCTCGGTATCGGTCGTGACCAACTCGCTGCTGTTGCGCCGCTTCAAGCCGCGCAAGCGCGTCGTCACTCCCGCCATCACCCCCGCTGTGACTGAGGTCGCAGAATGAAAGGATCCCCGATGAAGACACGACTCCTCGCCGCACTCGCGGTGGTGGCCCTCGCAGCCGGCGCGCTGTCGCTGGTCGGCTGCCAGTCGACCACCGCGCCCAAAGCCGAGACGATGGAGGTGTGGGGCTACGTCGCCTCCGCCGACAAGGCGCAGCTCGAAGTCGCCGAGAACCAGAACGGCGTCAACGACATCACCGTCAAGCGCGTGCTCGCACCCACCGATGCGTGGATCGTCGTGCACGCCGACATGGATGGCGCACCCGGTGTGCGTGTGGGACTCGCACCGATCAAGCGGGGCGAAAGCCTCGACGTGAAGGTGCCGCTCGAGAATCTCACGACTCCCAAGGTCATCGTCGCGATCCACGCCGACAAGGGAACCCCTGGCGAGTTCGACTTCGACATGATGAACAAGGAGATGAGCGCCGACCGACCGTTCTTCGTGGGCGGTAAGGAGCTTGCCGCAGTGGTGACGGTCCGTGAGTTCGGAATCAAGACGGATGCATCGCGGGCATCGATCGTCGCCTCCGACCAGATTGAAGCGACCGCCACGATCACGGTCGGGCACGTCACCGCACCCGAGGACTCCTGGATCGCGGTCCATCTCGACAACGACGGCAAGCCCGGCCAGCGCGTGGGCCTGAAGCACGTGGCGTCAGGCGAGACCACGAATGCCGTGGTCAAGCTCGACCCACTTCCGCTCACCCCGACGCTCATCGTCGCTCTGCACGCCGACCGCGGCGACCCGGGCCTGTTCAAC encodes the following:
- a CDS encoding heavy metal translocating P-type ATPase encodes the protein QADVGIAMGAGTDVAMETGVIVLIKNDLRDAVTAIDLSRATMRKIRQNFVWALGYNTVLIPVAAVGLLSPFPWIAGAAMAFSSVSVVTNSLLLRRFKPRKRVVTPAITPAVTEVAE